Within Quercus lobata isolate SW786 chromosome 5, ValleyOak3.0 Primary Assembly, whole genome shotgun sequence, the genomic segment ttaatctAATGCttggttttataattgtttgattataaaattagatatcttttgtgatttgtttggcgacgaatacaattgatgatttgattttatacctaAGAATCAAAGAAGAGCATACTTTAGAATATTAAATAGAGATTTTAATGagaatattttccatgatagcaagattgatttttAGATTATCATGCAGTGGGTTGGAagaaattaatgatcataaatatatgctgatatgacttaTAAGGcagattccaaaaccttaattcatttatcttgtttgtttacatttttttactgttttatatcacatttttgctttgtttaattatttgcttagtttattttaattttaaaacaatcaatttttataaaactagattaggattaatttggttaaggtttaattaattttcctacgttcatCTAAGTTCCTTTaggttcgacctcgttcttgtcaaaCTATACTTCGGTATGTTCGTACAATTGcaagtactttaaaatttcacaacaaacaATAATAATGCGACTTTTTTAAGTGATGCAGCATCAGTATTACCAGATCAAAAAATTGATGACCTAATACAGATCCAAACCAAGTCCTTTAGAAATAGGGTCTTCCcaattaagaacaaaataaatttaatataaagtcCTAAATTGAACAATCAGGGCAACCAAGGGTCATTGCATGCAAATGAGACTAAAGACCTGCAACAGATGCTAGCTACAACACCAtagaattagaattttaaatgaGGAGAGAGATTCTTTTTAGGAGTTTATTTGTTGAGTGTTGTGGGTCTAAGATACTTTATAGACCAATAGTGTATTTTCATATTGTCTAATATTTTACTTAACCAATGACTTTTGACCTAATAAAGGGAAATTGTTTTGGGAATTTGCATGGTAACAAAGCTTTAAgtctctttctcaatttttgatgTAACTAAAtggcaaaagaataaaatgccAAAGTAATGCTTATAACTGTCTGGCTATTTTTATGCTTCTTCCAaccaaaatttaagaaaaaaattgtgaagatAAAAGTATCAAATGAATAGAACGATTGCCTTGATGAGACAACCAATAGAGTACATATTAACACAAGAAGCGTATAGAAAAGACCCTCATAAACTCTTGTCAAAATCAGCTCATGCCAAGTACCTAAAAACTAAGCAACTATTCCTAACGAACCATGCGGATCAACTTTTCCCGATGGATATGTCAGTGTGATGACTACGTGGCACAATCTAATCCATTGAAGATTGAACCATGCATGGTTTTTTTCCAATCCAACATACCCAGAATAAATTTGTGAGAGACTGGATGACAATATTTGGGCACATAGATTTGAATTTGACAAATCCGTTATAGAATTTGAAATAACTTCTAAGTCCATAGAATTTTAGAAATCCATAAGATACATTTCaatatttagattttaaatttaggcattttaaatttatcactttaaaattcaaatttaaatacaaatccaaattcaaataaCTAAACACAATCTTGATATTTTGTCTCATCAGTTATGTCCTGAAaatggtaatatatatatatatatatatatataaaatatgacgCCTCATGCATCATACATGCATGAACTTATACAAAATATTAAGTTCCTCTTTCAGTCTTTCTCCATATTCTTTTCAGTCAACAGACTCAACTAGATAAgaccttctttctctttttcgtgACCTTTTGGATCAGAATTACTTCCTTTCaccacttgattttttttccttgtccaTTAATTACTCAGGTTTCCCTATGCCGATAGAGAATAAAAGCCTTGCTCTGTTTATTTAGCAACTAGCAACATTTTATTTAGGGGTAAAAGTGTAAATTtcacataaaatataagaatatgcctaaaaaattttcttaagacCTGTTGAAATGCAAACACATGTCAATTTCAGTACTCCTATGCACTTGACTCATTGAGATACTAATACATACCCAAAAGAAATTAGACAAGTAATCATTTATGAAATAGAAGTTGACGAACTAAATTATCAAACATATTACCTACACAACCAAAATGCAAAAGATGCAAACAAAGAttgaattgaacaaaaattaaaataatcttCTACATCTTATCCaagataaatttcaaattaatcaaaaccctaaaattcaTAAATGTAAACTCagaaatcaaaatgaaaaagaacatAGGCAAATCATTAAATAGGTCAACTACAAAGGAAAACACATGTATAGcaaccaaaaactcaaacaaaaaaaccaaggtaaaaattatttaacttaaGATTTCACAAAACACATGCATAcctcaaatttaaaactaaaccaGCTTTCCAATctacaaacttcaatttttttccagcccaaatttctttttcaaatgaaaTACTCTCAATGCAATTACTAATGCTATCCTATCTTTGATGTCATCTCAAAAACGAAAATAACAGTGCCTCCATGTCTTCTTCAATAGTAGGGTGCCACAAACACTCCAAAATCCTACAACAAACCCGAGTCCGATGCTACTATAGAACCATATCCTTTCATAATCATCTCCACCTTGTTTGTCATCAACACCGGTAATACTTGGGCCATCAGATGTTTCATCTCCTGGGCACTTGGTCGGAAGAGGAGACCCACACAACAAAGGGTTTCCCTTGTATATGGTTACATCATTTAGTGTTTGGAGCTGATTACCAGATGGGATTCTTCCTATCAAGTTGTTAAAAGATAGGTTCAAGTGTACTAAGGATGTCAAAGAAGACATGCTTCCAGGAATAGGTCCAAAAAGTCTATTATTTGAGAGATCAAGTGTTTCCAACCACCGCATGTTTCCTATATTCTTGGGAATGCTTCCATTTAGATGATTCATTGACAAGTTTAGCATACCCAATCTGTTGAGGCTTGTTATTTGAATAGGAATTCCTCCTGTCAAAGCATTCCCTGATAGATCAATGCAAGTAACAAATTGGAGAGTGCGATCATATTCATACTCTCTTCCTTTTGTCACTATGTATGCTTTCTCTGTATAGTTTTCAATAGTCTTGTACCCAAAGGTGTTGTGATCAACCATAGCATTAAAATTGTTGAAACAATCTGGAATGCCCCCAAAGAGATTATTTTGTGCAAGATCTAGGATGCGAAGTTTATGAAGATTGCACCATTTTTTAGGGATGGTTCCGCTGAATAGATTTGATCGTAGGTGTAGCATGAAGATGTCTGATTCAATCCATGACGGAAGATTCCCCGAGAGACGATTCCCACCAAAATCCATGCTCTCAATAGAACAACTTTGCAAGGAAGAAGGAATTTCTCCACTAAGATTGTTGTCGCTCAACACTAATATAAAAAGGCTTCCTAAGAAACCCATCGAGCTCAGAATTTTTCCATGGATATTGTTGTATGAAATATCCACAACAAGCAAGTCCATTTGTGACTTGTTCCAATGATCAGGGAGCTCCCCTGAAAGATTATTTCTCCTAAGGACAAGAATATTAAgatgttttatttttgatatggACAGAGGAATTTTACCATAGAGGAGATTCTCTAAAAGATCTAAATATTGCAAGCTTGGCATTAGATCACTAATATTTGATGGGATAGGGCCTAAAAACAAATTGCTTTGCAGA encodes:
- the LOC115990221 gene encoding receptor-like protein EIX2, which produces MGGVKINDTKADWLLAINMLPSLLELSLYSCELEHLPSSLTFLNFTSLHVLDLSYNPFTTSIPQWLFNLTSLTNLDLSFSNQGGVILDSFGSLVSLKYLYLGGNHFYGSIPASIGNLSSLKELDLSYNEMNGTIPKIFGQLSKLVKLYLLENSWKGVITEAQLMNLTRLEEFVLTTNNKSKPLVFNVKYDWRPPFKLKILHLESCLIGPEFPKWLQVQSELTYVILKNVEIKGTIPEEWFSVISSNLTHLDLSNNQIKGNLPHQLEFPNVTKLFLQSNLFLGPIPSNISDLMPSLQYLDLLENLLYGKIPLSISKIKHLNILVLRRNNLSGELPDHWNKSQMDLLVVDISYNNIHGKILSSMGFLGSLFILVLSDNNLSGEIPSSLQSCSIESMDFGGNRLSGNLPSWIESDIFMLHLRSNLFSGTIPKKWCNLHKLRILDLAQNNLFGGIPDCFNNFNAMVDHNTFGYKTIENYTEKAYIVTKGREYEYDRTLQFVTCIDLSGNALTGGIPIQITSLNRLGMLNLSMNHLNGSIPKNIGNMRWLETLDLSNNRLFGPIPGSMSSLTSLVHLNLSFNNLIGRIPSGNQLQTLNDVTIYKGNPLLCGSPLPTKCPGDETSDGPSITGVDDKQGGDDYERIWFYSSIGLGFVVGFWSVCGTLLLKKTWRHCYFRF